From a region of the Mercurialis annua linkage group LG1-X, ddMerAnnu1.2, whole genome shotgun sequence genome:
- the LOC126655344 gene encoding uncharacterized protein LOC126655344, which produces MALLFHKLNYTPFFLGGVHEKTTRYRARSDLQVADGFSSVSIQIDAGKSSSQSHKISGSGALPKENGNPLKQENTVGIIGGLSVLSTLIFLEKLVWMSSRNHPNENIPFIVSSDPSLSRVLASNNYVHSFSSRISIPERNVDAMITNLRCKRKFLEQSGARCIVMPCHLSHSWYEEISEGSLLKFFHVGECVADELKEAKLKPLEAGSDVRIGLLASNATLSANFYQEMLQNQGFEVVLPDKANMDHILVPVTEALKRKDMVGAQNLLRIAIQILLMGAVNIVILASDEFQGLLPQNDPLQKKCLDPMDALARSVIKWANKEDKLHIKT; this is translated from the exons ATGGCATTGCTATTTCATAAACTGAATTATACACCATTTTTTCTTGGTGGTGTGCATGAAAAAACAACTCGGTATAGAGCAAGATCAGATCTTCAAGTAGCTGACGGTTTTTCTTCGGTTTCTATTCAAATTGATGCCGGTAAGAGTTCGTCTCAATCCCATAAGATTTCAGGATCAGGTGCTCTTCCAAAAGAGAACGGAAACCCGCTTAAACAAGAAAATACGGTTGGCATAATTGGAGGTCTTTCTGTTCTATCAACTCTTATTTTCTTGGAGAAGCTTGTTTGGATGAGCTCGAGAAACCATCCAAACGAAAACATTCCGTTTATCGTCTCTAGCGATCCTTCCCTGAGTCGAGTTCTTGCATCGAATAATTATGTACATTCATTTAGTAGTAGAATTTCCATCCCAGAGCGGAATGTTGATGCGATGATTACGAATTTAAGGTGTAAAAGGAAGTTCCTTGAGCAATCCGGTGCCCGTTGTATAGTTATGCCGTGTCATCTTTCGCATTCTTGGTATGAAGAGATATCTGAGGGAAGTTTGCTGAAATTTTTTCATGTTGGTGAGTGTGTTGCTGATGAGCTTAAGGAAGCTAAGTTGAAGCCACTTGAAGCTGGAAGTGATGTCAGAATTGGTTTGCTTGCTTCAAATGCTACTTTGTCCGCTAATTTTTATCAGGAAATGCTTCAGAATCAG GGTTTTGAAGTTGTGTTGCCAGACAAGGCGAACATGGATCATATTCTAGTTCCTGTAACAGAAGCATTGAAACGAAAGGACATGGTAGGCGCACAGAATCTACTAAGAATAGCGATTCAGATTCTCCTGATGGGAGCAGTCAACATTGTAATCCTCGCATCCGATGAGTTTCAGGGTCTTCTGCCGCAGAACGATCCTCTTCAGAAAAAATGTCTAGATCCCATGGATGCTTTGGCAAGGTCAGTCATAAAATGGGCAAACAAAGAAGACAAGTTACATATCAAAACCTGA
- the LOC126655323 gene encoding nudix hydrolase 19, chloroplastic isoform X1 has translation MFTLLFASSSSPTSTLLTSLSKKLYFKNPIFTRTFSCFTSTRTSMAINLQTHAFAGNPLLSKTLKPTDPLSPNLALESLKTQLLDSNTHQLSSVHFKVLPFRKGKPLASSSSGSDDGNDDLVPNWHLGWISLSDCRTLLANSGVELSGESLVYLGSKSDEDVVYWAVDVSGEGSLVTVFGSKQFCFVEMRTLMVATDWANESAMGDLSIAGHARALLEWHKISNFCGHCGGKTVPMEAGRRKQCSNEVCKKRIYPRVDPVVIMLVIDKENDRVLLSRQSRYVPRMWSCLAGFIEPGESLEEAVRRETWEETGIEVGEVVYHSSQPWPVGPSSMPCQLMVGFYAYAKSLEINVDKAELEDAKWHSREDVQKALTYAEYEKAQRTAAAKVDQMCKGVEKGQNLSADFNVESGELAPMFFPGPFAIAHHLISSWVNHSSTIGVELDSKRSTGSMSNL, from the exons ATGTTCACTCTCCTTTTTGCATCATCATCTTCACCGACATCTACTCTTCTCACTTCTCTCTCCAAAAAACTCTATTTCAAAAATCCAATCTTTACAAGAACTTTTTCCTGTTTCACCTCCACAAGAACCAGCATGGCCATAAATCTGCAAACCCATGCCTTTGCGGGCAACCCTTTACTTTCCAAAACCCTTAAACCTACTGATCCTCTCTCACCAAATTTAGCTTTGGAATCCCTAAAGACTCAACTTTTAGACAGCAATACACATCAATTATCTTCTGTGCATTTCAAGGTTTTGCCTTTTAGGAAGGGGAAGCCTCTTGCTTCCTCTTCTTCTGGTAGTGATGATGGAAATGATGATTTAGTGCCAAATTGGCATCTGGGTTGGATCAGTTTGTCTGATTGTAGAACATTGTTGGCTAATTCTGGGGTTGAATTGAGTGGAGAGAGTTTGGTTTATCTGGGTTCTAAATCTGATGAGGATGTGGTTTATTGGGCAGTTGATGTTTCTGGTGAGGGTAGTTTGGTTACTGTTTTTGGTAGCAAACAGTTTTGTTTTGTTGAGATGAGGACTCTTATGGTGGCTACTGATTGGGCTAATGAGAGTGCCATGGGAGATTTGTCTATTGCCGGTCAT GCACGGGCATTGTTAGAGTGGCATAAGATATCAAATTTTTGTGGGCACTGTGGAGGGAAAACTGTCCCCATGGAAGCTGGGAGACGGAAGCAATGCTCCAATGAAGTGTGCAAAAAGAGAATTTACCCTCGAGTTGATCCG GTTGTGATTATGTTGGTTATTGATAAAGAAAATGACCGTGTATTATTAAGCAGACAATCCAGATATGTACCGCGAATGTGGAGTTGCTTAGCTGGTTTCATAGAG CCAGGAGAAAGCTTAGAAGAGGCTGTAAGGAGAGAAACATGGGAAGAGACCGGTATTGAAGTTGGAGAAGTTGTCTACCATAGTTCTCAGCCGTGGCCAG TTGGGCCAAGTAGCATGCCATGCCAGTTGATGGTGGGTTTCTATGCCTATGCAAAATCACTGGAAATAAATGTAGACAAGGCAGAGTTGGAAG ATGCTAAATGGCATAGCAGAGAAGATGTCCAGAAAGCACTGACGTATGCAGAATACGAGAAGGCACAAAGAACAGCAGCTGCCAAGGTTGATCAGATGTGCAAGGGCGTCGAGAAAGGACAGAATTTGTCAGCGGATTTTAATGTAGAAAGTGGAGAACTTGCACCAATGTTTTTTCCTGGCCCTTTTGCAATTGCTCATCACTTAATCTCTTCTTGGGTTAATCATTCTTCAACAATTGGGGTGGAACTTGATTCAAAACGATCCACTGGTTCTATGTCCAATTTGTAG
- the LOC126655323 gene encoding nudix hydrolase 19, chloroplastic isoform X2, with translation MFTLLFASSSSPTSTLLTSLSKKLYFKNPIFTRTFSCFTSTRTSMAINLQTHAFAGNPLLSKTLKPTDPLSPNLALESLKTQLLDSNTHQLSSVHFKVLPFRKGKPLASSSSGSDDGNDDLVPNWHLGWISLSDCRTLLANSGVELSGESLVYLGSKSDEDVVYWAVDVSGEGSLVTVFGSKQFCFVEMRTLMVATDWANESAMGDLSIAGHARALLEWHKISNFCGHCGGKTVPMEAGRRKQCSNEVCKKRIYPRVDPVVIMLVIDKENDRVLLSRQSRYVPRMWSCLAGFIEPGESLEEAVRRETWEETGIEVGEVVYHSSQPWPDAKWHSREDVQKALTYAEYEKAQRTAAAKVDQMCKGVEKGQNLSADFNVESGELAPMFFPGPFAIAHHLISSWVNHSSTIGVELDSKRSTGSMSNL, from the exons ATGTTCACTCTCCTTTTTGCATCATCATCTTCACCGACATCTACTCTTCTCACTTCTCTCTCCAAAAAACTCTATTTCAAAAATCCAATCTTTACAAGAACTTTTTCCTGTTTCACCTCCACAAGAACCAGCATGGCCATAAATCTGCAAACCCATGCCTTTGCGGGCAACCCTTTACTTTCCAAAACCCTTAAACCTACTGATCCTCTCTCACCAAATTTAGCTTTGGAATCCCTAAAGACTCAACTTTTAGACAGCAATACACATCAATTATCTTCTGTGCATTTCAAGGTTTTGCCTTTTAGGAAGGGGAAGCCTCTTGCTTCCTCTTCTTCTGGTAGTGATGATGGAAATGATGATTTAGTGCCAAATTGGCATCTGGGTTGGATCAGTTTGTCTGATTGTAGAACATTGTTGGCTAATTCTGGGGTTGAATTGAGTGGAGAGAGTTTGGTTTATCTGGGTTCTAAATCTGATGAGGATGTGGTTTATTGGGCAGTTGATGTTTCTGGTGAGGGTAGTTTGGTTACTGTTTTTGGTAGCAAACAGTTTTGTTTTGTTGAGATGAGGACTCTTATGGTGGCTACTGATTGGGCTAATGAGAGTGCCATGGGAGATTTGTCTATTGCCGGTCAT GCACGGGCATTGTTAGAGTGGCATAAGATATCAAATTTTTGTGGGCACTGTGGAGGGAAAACTGTCCCCATGGAAGCTGGGAGACGGAAGCAATGCTCCAATGAAGTGTGCAAAAAGAGAATTTACCCTCGAGTTGATCCG GTTGTGATTATGTTGGTTATTGATAAAGAAAATGACCGTGTATTATTAAGCAGACAATCCAGATATGTACCGCGAATGTGGAGTTGCTTAGCTGGTTTCATAGAG CCAGGAGAAAGCTTAGAAGAGGCTGTAAGGAGAGAAACATGGGAAGAGACCGGTATTGAAGTTGGAGAAGTTGTCTACCATAGTTCTCAGCCGTGGCCAG ATGCTAAATGGCATAGCAGAGAAGATGTCCAGAAAGCACTGACGTATGCAGAATACGAGAAGGCACAAAGAACAGCAGCTGCCAAGGTTGATCAGATGTGCAAGGGCGTCGAGAAAGGACAGAATTTGTCAGCGGATTTTAATGTAGAAAGTGGAGAACTTGCACCAATGTTTTTTCCTGGCCCTTTTGCAATTGCTCATCACTTAATCTCTTCTTGGGTTAATCATTCTTCAACAATTGGGGTGGAACTTGATTCAAAACGATCCACTGGTTCTATGTCCAATTTGTAG